One window from the genome of Microcebus murinus isolate Inina chromosome X, M.murinus_Inina_mat1.0, whole genome shotgun sequence encodes:
- the HAPSTR2 gene encoding HUWE1-associated protein modifying stress responses 2: MEEQAREGEAEVAEHWFSKWERQCLAEAEQEEQLLPELQEEAAAEAAGLKSEQQRLWHLFQISATAVAQLYKDSGCQQPGLSMWDPFQNAAMAVTSLYKESGDAHQRSFDLGIQVGYQRRIKDVLEWVKKGRSTIRREDLISFLCGKVPPAPPPPRAPRTPPKPPAGAPSQAVATESSSSVDVDLQPFHEAIALHGLNGAMANISVRSGAPGSPPQDGSVASSGRRKSSFFEDDLNPFESEELALCVDSGGNRKRTSAQCTDVTTDSPTHKRNRMV, encoded by the coding sequence ATGGAGGAGCAGGCAAGGGAGGGCGAGGCCGAGGTCGCGGAGCACTGGTTCTCCAAGTGGGAGCGCCAGTGCCTGGCCGAGGCCGAGCAGGAAGAGCAGCTGCTCCCCGAGCTGCAAGAGGAGGCGGCTGCTGAGGCGGCGGGGCTCAAGAGCGAGCAGCAAAGGCTGTGGCACCTCTTCCAGATCTCGGCCACCGCCGTGGCCCAGCTCTACAAGGATTCTGGGTGCCAACAGCCAGGACTCTCCATGTGGGACCCCTTCCAGAACGCGGCCATGGCCGTGACCAGCCTCTACAAGGAGAGCGGGGATGCCCACCAACGAAGTTTTGACCTGGGCATCCAGGTTGGCTACCAGCGTCGCATCAAAGATGTGCTGGAGTGGGTGAAGAAGGGCCGGAGCACCATTCGTCGTGAAGACCTGATTAGCTTTCTGTGCGGCAAAGTACCCCCTGCTCCTCCCCCGCCACGCGCTCCCAGAACGCCCCCGAAGCCGCCTGCTGGGGCACCTAGCCAAGCTGTGGCCACTGAGTCCAGCTCATCGGTGGACGTCGACCTGCAGCCCTTCCACGAGGCCATCGCCCTGCACGGCCTCAACGGTGCCATGGCCAACATCAGCGTGCGATCAGGCGCCCCCGGTTCCCCTCCTCAAGACGGCAGCGTCGCCAGCAGTGGGCGCCGAAAAAGTAGCTTCTTCGAGGACGACTTGAACCCCTTCGAATCAGAAGAACTGGCCCTCTGCGTGGACAGTGGGGGGAACCGTAAGCGCACTTCGGCCCAGTGCACTGATGTTACCACAGACTCTCCAACCCACAAGCGCAACCGAATGGTCTAA